The Pukyongia salina genome segment TAATACAGTGTACGCAATTCACGATAATCAGTTCCGAAGAAAAGATGAAAAGAAGTTGGAAACTAATGATGGGATGTTGGTGAAAGACGATTTTAAGACCATGACCACCGCACAATTTATGGGGCTTGATAACAACAGGCTTAAAACCTACCTGAGGCAAAACGGATTTCAGGAAAAATACACGGCCGAAAGTGTAAAAGAGATGGTGAAGACCGGCAAGGCGAAACCGGTAGATCTTGCCCGTTATCTTGAGGATGCCAACACCATGTTGTTCGACACCCCGGTAATAGGAGCAGAAGTATACAAGAGTACAGATGGTGGAAAAAACTGGAAGAAGACCCATGAAGGATATCTGGACGGAATTTATTTTTCTTATGGGTATTACTTCGGAAAGATCCATGTGGACCCGAACAATGCAGATAAGATCTATATATATGGAGTCCCAATTTTAAAATCGGCCGACGGTGGTAAAACTTTCGAATCGATTAGTGCAGATAATGTGCACGCAGACCATCACGCACTTTGGATCAATCCTAAATTACAAGGCCATCTTATCAACGGGAATGATGGTGGTGTGAATATTTCATACGATGATGGTGAGACCTGGATCAAGAACAATGCCCCTGAGGTAGGACAATTCTATACTGTGAATGTGGATGATGAGAAACCATATAATGTCTACGGGGGTCTTCAGGATAACGGAGTTTGGAAAGGGGCTCACAATGCCGAAATGAATAGTCGCTGGCATCAAAGCGGTGAGAATCCGTACAAATCCATTATGGGAGGCGATGGGATGCAAGTGCAGATCGATAGCAGGAATACCAATGTGGTCTACACAGGTTTTCAATTTGGAAACTATTTCAGGCTAAACCTCGAAACCGATGAACAGACCTATATACAACCCAAACACGAACTAGGCGAAACCCCATATCGATTTAACTGGCAAACTCCTATATTGTTGAGCTCGCACAATCAGGATATTCTGTATTTAGGTGGGAACAAATTGATGCGCAGCATGAATAGGGGAGACGATTGGGAACCCATCTCCGGCGATCTCACCCAGGGAGGAAAGGCCGGGAATGTTGCCTACGGAACACTAACATCTATAAGCGAATCACCGTTTCAATTTGGACTAATATATGCCGGAAGTGACGATGGAATGCTGCATGTAACACGCAACGGTGGAGGTAACTGGGTTAATATTTCCAATTCCTTTCCAAAAGATCTGTGGGTTAGTCGTGTAATAGCCTCCGAGCATAAAAAGGAGCGCGTCTATGTTACCTTAAACGGATATCGCTGGGATGATTTCACTCCTTATGTGTATGTTAGCGAAGACTACGGGCAGAGCTGGAAAAAGATCACAACTAATTTAACCGCGTCTCCGGTTAATGTGATCAAGGAAGACCCGCATAATGAAAATGTCCTTTACCTGGGGACCGACAACGGGGCATGGGTGAGTTTTAACCGGGGTGATAACTGGCATGTTTTCTCGGGAGGATTGCCTAATGTAGCCGTGCATGATCTGGTAATTCAAAAACGTGAAAAGGACTTGGTTCTGGGGACGCACGGGCGGTCATTTTACCTGGCTGATACGGAAGTCTTAAGTAAGATGAGCACGGGATCCATGAATGAGGTGCTGCTGGCCGATATAGGTTCCATCAGGTCTTCGGGGCGATGGGGAAGCAGGTTTAGCCCCTGGTACGATATTTTTGAGCCCTCAAGGGATATTCAGTTTTATAGCCCTGCTACAGGCAAAGCCGAGGTGGTAGTTACCGATGAAAACGAAAACAGACTTCAGCGAATGGTTGTGGATGTGGAGCGAGGTATCAATATTGTAGAATACGATCTGTCGGTTTCAGAAAAAGGGGTAAAAGCGTTAGGTAAATCCGGAACGGAAATCAAAAAGGCCGAAAATGACCTGTTTTATTTAACTAAAGGAAGTTACATTATAACAGTTTCAATTGACGGAAAGGAAGCAATAACCACACTTGAGGTGAAATAGGAAAAATTTAAAAGAA includes the following:
- a CDS encoding WD40/YVTN/BNR-like repeat-containing protein; its protein translation is MKKLIILSFLLVTCNLFAQPAATPASEVIKGIQQKQQLAETSIVKNLPFKSIGPTIMSGRVVDFAVNPNNPVEFYVGYASGGVWHTRNNGTSFEPVLDSSPTQNVGSLAMDWKNNRLWVGTGEVNSSRSSYAGIGLLLSEDGGKSWKNMGLSDAHHISKIMINPNNPNEVVVSAVGHLYSKNNERGVYKTVDGGASWNKTLFVNDETGIIEMDVDPNNWNLMYAAAWDKDRKAWNFRGNGNASAIYKSTDAGNTWTKVTVAGSGFPVGEGVGRIGLAVVDANTVYAIHDNQFRRKDEKKLETNDGMLVKDDFKTMTTAQFMGLDNNRLKTYLRQNGFQEKYTAESVKEMVKTGKAKPVDLARYLEDANTMLFDTPVIGAEVYKSTDGGKNWKKTHEGYLDGIYFSYGYYFGKIHVDPNNADKIYIYGVPILKSADGGKTFESISADNVHADHHALWINPKLQGHLINGNDGGVNISYDDGETWIKNNAPEVGQFYTVNVDDEKPYNVYGGLQDNGVWKGAHNAEMNSRWHQSGENPYKSIMGGDGMQVQIDSRNTNVVYTGFQFGNYFRLNLETDEQTYIQPKHELGETPYRFNWQTPILLSSHNQDILYLGGNKLMRSMNRGDDWEPISGDLTQGGKAGNVAYGTLTSISESPFQFGLIYAGSDDGMLHVTRNGGGNWVNISNSFPKDLWVSRVIASEHKKERVYVTLNGYRWDDFTPYVYVSEDYGQSWKKITTNLTASPVNVIKEDPHNENVLYLGTDNGAWVSFNRGDNWHVFSGGLPNVAVHDLVIQKREKDLVLGTHGRSFYLADTEVLSKMSTGSMNEVLLADIGSIRSSGRWGSRFSPWYDIFEPSRDIQFYSPATGKAEVVVTDENENRLQRMVVDVERGINIVEYDLSVSEKGVKALGKSGTEIKKAENDLFYLTKGSYIITVSIDGKEAITTLEVK